TGCCCGTTGCAGATCAGAAAAACAATATCATCCGCCTGTCGGCCGCACAGGCTCTCGCCGGTGCTAACTCTGTGGTTTTTTATGCCACAGGCGCAATTGTGGGTAACTCGATTGCGCCTGCAAACTCGCTGGCCACGCTGCCCATCACCATGTTTGTACTTGGGATGGCGGCCTGCATCTTACCGTTAGGTTCACTGGCGCGGAAAAATGGTCGTAAAACTGCTTTTATGGTCGGCACCGGGGCTGGCGTCATTACCGGACTGACCGCTGCACTTGCCGTCGTCATTGGCTCTTTTATACTTTTCTGCATTGCCGCATTTATGGGGGGAGCATATGCGGCCGTTGCGCTCAGCTTTCGTTTTGCCGCAACGGACGGCGTCACGCCCGAACGCCGGGCCAGGGCTTTGTCGCTGGTTATGGGAGGCGGAGTGATAGCTGGCGTGGTTGGTCCTATGCTGGTTTCCGGAACGATGCACCTCTGGCCGCCTCATACATTCGCCGTCACGTTCCTCGCCCAGGCGCTCGTGGCCGTCATTTCGGCATTCATACTCAAAGGCGTGAAAACCACAGAACCTGCCGGCGCGGTAAAAACGGGTGGGCGGCCTTTACGCGAAATTGTCCGTCAGCCAGGGTTTGCCAGAACCGTATTCAGCGGTGCGGTCACTTATATGGTGATGAACTTCCTGATGACGGCAGCCCCACTCTCAATGCACATGCACGGCATTTCTCAGCAGGCGTCCAATCTCGGTATCCAGTGGCATGTTATTGCCATGTACGGTCCGGGCTTTTTCACCGGCAAATTAATTAACCGCTTTGGGGCCATGCGTATCGCCGCTGCGGGTCTGCTTATCACGGCATGTTCTGTGCTGGCCGGACTCAGTGGAACCGATATTTTTCACTACTGGCTGTCGCTGATTTTGCTGGGTCTGGGCTGGAATTTTGGCTTCACCGGCGCATCGGCAAAAATCATTGAATATCACCGTCCCGAAGAGAAGACCCAGGTCCAGTCCCAGAACGATTTTGTGGTGTTTGGAGTGATGATTGTTGGGTCATTTTCTTCAGGTGCTCTGCTCAATCTCTACGGCTGGAACGCCGTCCTGTGGGGATCCCTTGTTCCCGTCGGGCTTGCTTTTTTAGGTATTATTAACGAGTTGCGGACAAAAAAGCAGGATAAATTAAGCTCCTGACGCAGTTTTATCTGCGGCCTGAAAGCGGGTTATGTTGATGTGCAAAGTATCTAAAGCCCAAAATCAACGAGTATGGCGCAAACGCTCCGCAGCGTCTGGATTTCCGTGGAGGATGGGAAAACAATGCCGACTTTTCACGAGCAGCGTTCTCTATCGGAGCGTCTGTATGAGGGGCAAGGCATCAATACCCAGCTGCTACCCGGTCACTCATCGGACAGGATGACAGCGCAATATCATAACGATCGCGGTCTCGAATGGGTGAAAGTGAAGGTGTAGCTACATGAATAATTGGACCGTATCCCCCTGCAAATTTCGCAGAATTTAAGAATTCATGTTGGGGAGGAATTTTGGAGGCGTTTTGGGGAAGAAAAAATCGGGCAAAAACCGGGCACCGCGCCCGGTTCTGCTTCCAGCCTGAAATAGTCCTTACGAACTCAACCCGCGATTCTCCAGCATCGGTTCAATCCTCGGATCGTGCCCGCGCCACTGGCGATAAAGTTCAGCTAAATCAGTGCTGTTCCCGCGCGACAAAATCGCCTCGCGGAATTTCTGTCCGTTTTCGCGGGTCAAACCACCCTGCTCGACAAACCACTGATAGCCATCGTCTGCCAGCATCTGGGTCCACAGGTAGGCGTAATACCCCGCCGCATAGCCGCCGCCGAAGATATGGGCGAAATAACTGCTGCGATAGCGTGGCGGGATGGCGGGAAGATCCAGCCCTTCCTTTTTCAGCGCCTCGGCCTCAAACGATTCTACGTTATCAACGGTGTCGCGAATGCTGTGCCAGTTCATGTCCAGCAAGGCAGCGCTGAGCAGCTCCGTCATGTCGTAGCCCTTGTTGAACTGGGTGGCGTTCAGCATTTTATCCCGCAGGGCATCCGGCATGGGTTCCTGGGTTTGATAATGACGGGCATAGTGCGCAAACACGCGCGGGTGGCTGGCCCAGTGTTCATTGATTTGCGACGGAAACTCAACAAAGTCTCGCGGAGTATTGGTGCCAGAAAGCGTAGCGTAGCGCTGGCTGGCAAACAGGCCGTGTAGCGTATGACCAAACTCGTGGAACAGCGTGATGACATCATCCCAGGAGAGAAGTGCCGTCTGGCCGGTAGCGGGTTTTTGGTAGTTGCACACGTTGTAGATCACCGGGCGGGCGGAAGACTCAAAGGATTGTTCGACAAAATTGCCCATCCACGCCCCGCCGCTTTTTGAGTCGCGGGCGAAGAAGTCACCGTAGAACAGCGCCATCCCCTCGCCGGTGTGGTCAAAAATTTCCCATACGCGCACGTCCGGGTGATACACCGGGATGTCAAAACGCTCAACAAAACGAATGCCAAACAGCTCGCTGGCAGCCCAGAACAAGCCGTCGTGCAGGACGTTATTGAGCGCAAAGTAAGGTTTGATTTGCGACTCATCGAGCGCGTATTTTGCCGAGCGCACGCGCTCGGCGTAATAGGCCCAGTCCCATGCTTCCACGGTAAAACCGTCCTGCTCGTCGTCAATCACCTTCTGGATATCAGCCTGTTCACGCGCCGCCCGCCCACGCGCCGCAGGCACGATCCCCCGCATAAAGGCCAGCGCGGCGGCAGGCGTTTTCGCCATCTGGTCAGCGGTGCTCCAGCTTGCGTAATCCTCAAATCCGAGCAGCTGAGCCTGCCGCGCGCGCAGCGACGCAAGACGGCGGATCAGCTCGCGGGTGTCGTTTTCATCGCCTTTTTGGGTGCGATCCCATCCGGCCTTGAACAAACGTTCACGCGTCTGGCGATTGCGCAGCGCGGCGAGGGCGGGCTGTTGCGTGGTATTAAGCAGCGGGATCAGCCAGCGATCGCGAAGACCTTTTTCCGTTGCGGCCTGCGCGGCGGTGCCAATCTGGTCCGCGCTCAGGCCATCGAGTTGTTGAACATCGTCCACCACCAGCCCGCCCGCGTTGTCTGCGGCGAGTAAACGCTGGTTAAAGCGGCTGGTCAGCGAGGCGGATTCCGTATTCAGCGTTTTGAGCTCCGCTTTTTCGGCAGCGTTAAGGCGTGCGCCCGCAAGGACAAAGTGCTGCCAGATCTCTTCCACCAGACGACGGGATTCCGCATCCAGCACGGCGCGATCCTGCCAGACGCGCTCGACGCGGGAGAAAAGCGTGTCGTTAAGCCAGATATCGTTTGCCAGCTCCGCCAGCTCGGTTGAGAACTGCTCATCCAGCGCCTGCAGATCATCGTTGGTGTGCGCGGAGGTCATGGCAAAAAAGACGCTGCTGACGCGTGATAGCATCGCGCCGCTTTTCTCCAGCGCCAGCACGGTGTTGTCAAAATCCGGAGGGGACGTTTGGGCGATGATAGCGTCGATGTCAGCACGCTTCTGGCGCAGGGCTTCGTCGAATGCCGGGCGATAGTGGCTGTCTTCAATAAGATCGAATCGCGGTGCCTGATACGGCAGCAGGCTGATGTCAAAAAAAGGATTGTTGACCGACATTTTTCACTCCTCAGAACGGTGTATTTCCCCAGAGTAGGCCAGGCCGTCAGCACCTGCAATGCCATCATACAAATGTAGCCTTAACGGGCCGCCCGCGAGCGTGCTATGGTAGTACAACACAAAAAGCGTTGAGGAACAGTGAGATGATAATTTTAGTTACCGGGGCGACCGCGGGTTTTGGTGAATGCATCACGCGTCGCTTCGTCGCCAACGGCCATAAAGTGATTGCAACAGGCCGCCGTCAGGAGCGCCTGCAGGAGCTGAAGGATGAGCTGGGCGACAGCATCCTGACCGCGCAGCTGGACGTACGTAACCGCGCGGCCATTGAAGAGATGATCGCGAACCTGCCGGCCGAGTGGCGTGTCATTGATGTTCTGGTCAACAATGCCGGTCTGGCGCTGGGCATGGAGCCCGCCCATAAAGCCAGCGTGGAAGACTGGGAAAACATGATCGACACCAACAACAAGGGTCTGGTGTACATGACCCGCGCCGTGCTGCCCGGCATGGTGGAACGCAACAGCGGCCACATTATCAACATCGGCTCTACCGCCGGTAGCTGGCCTTACGCAGGCGGCAACGTCTACGGCGCAACCAAAGCTTTCGTGCGCCAGTTCAGCCTGAACCTGCGCACCGACCTGCACGGCACGGCTATCCGCGTGACGGACGTTGAACCAGGCCTGGTGGGCGGGACGGAATTCTCTAACGTCCGCTTCAAAGGCGATGACGCGAAAGCGGGTAAAACCTACGAAAACGCGAATGCGCTGACCCCGGAAGACGTCACCGAGACGGTCTGGTGGGTGGCGACGCTGCCTAAACACGTCAATATCAATACCGTTGAAATGATGCCGGTCAGCCAGAGCTTTGCCGGACTGAGCGTCCATCGCGGCTAATTTGCCCTGCCCGGCCTGCGGGCCGGGTCTGTGATGGCGGGCAAAAGAATGGTAGTCTAGTCAGGCTAACTCTCTGAGAAATCACAACACATGGCCGCTGAATCGCAACTCAACCCTACCCAGCCTGTTAACCAGCAAATTTATCGCATTTTACGACGTGATATCGTCCATTGCCTGATCCCGCCTGGCACTCCGCTGTCTGAAAAAGAGGTGTCGGTGCGTTTTGACGTTTCCCGTCAGCCGGTGCGTGAGGCGTTTATCAAGCTGGCTGAAAACGGCCTGATTCAGATCCGCCCCCAGCGCGGCAGCTATGTGAACAAAATTTCGCTTTCGCAGGTCCGTAACGGTTGTTTCGTCCGTCAGGCGATTGAGTGCGCGGTTGTGCGACGGGCGGCAACGCTGATCAACGAAAACCAGTGCTACCTGCTGGAGCAAAACCTGCATCAGCAGCGCATTGCGATTGATCGTAAACAGCTCAATGACTTTTTCCAGCTGGATGACGAGTTTCATCAGAAGCTGGCGCAAATCGCCGACTGTCAGCTGGCGTGGGATACCATCGAAAACATCAAAGCCACCATTGACCGCGTGCGTTACATGAGCCTTGACCATGTTTCGCCGCCGGAAATGCTGCTCCGACAGCACCATGATATTTTTAATGCGCTGGAAAAACGGGATTTGGACGGCGTGGAAAATGCGATGACTCTGCACCTGCAGGAAATAAGTGAATCCGTGCAGCTTATTCGTCAGGAAAATAGCGACTGGTTCAGCGAAGAGTAATATTCGCCGCCCCCTTGCGGTTGCGGCGAGGTCGTTAGCGGACAACTAATACCGGGATGCTGGCGTAGCGCAGAATAGACTCTGCGTTGGAGCCGAGTAAATGGGTTGTGATGCTCGGGTTTTTCGAACCGATAACGATCACGTCATAATCCCCTTCTTTACTCATTTTAATAATTTCATCGCGCACGCTGCCAAAGCGCACTTTGCACTCAATTTTGTCCGGGTCGATATCAAACAAGCGCTTTAACGCCGTCATCTTTTTATCAGACTCGGTGGTCATGTACTCTTCAAACTTTTTAATATCCGCATTGAACCCGCGCAGTAACGAGCGGCCGCTGACGGGCAGAATATTAACCAGGGTGATTGAGGCGCCTTCCGCTTTGGCGAGATTAGCCGCATGACGCACCGCTTTGTCACTCAAATCCATTTCAAACACATCAACAGGCATCAAAATCTTTTTGTACATAAGCCTGACTCCTTAATTCAGATGAAAGGGGTATTTCCTGTAACCAGAGTGCCATTCGCACTATAAACAAACCCTCAACGTTAACGCGGGTAAACTATCAGTTCATGAAAACATTTGTCCGTTTTGTAAATAGCGGTTCAGAAGCGTCAACGCGGGCCGTAATAAAGAAAAAAGTGTGAGTTTGATCAAAAACAAAAACAATCGTTAAAGAGAGGCGTATTTATAGTGCCCGTGAATGGCGCGGTCAGAATAGCGCCGTAACGGATAGGTTAGAGAGGAGAAATTACCATGATGACATATGACCGTAACCGCAACGCAATCACCACCGGCAGCCGCGTAATGATTAACGGCACGGGCCGCACGGGGATTATTAAAGCGATCCACAGCACCGGGCTGGATGCCGCACAGGTGCGTCGCAGCAAAACGGTGGAAGTCGAAGGTTGTGACGGTAAATTTGAACCGATTGAACTGATTCGCCTGGGAATGCACTAACAGGCACAAAGCCATGCCGCCGCGAACGGCGGCATGTAAAGCATTAACCCTGCGCCGCGTATTGCGCCACCGTGGCCTTCGCCCCCTTCTGTAGCAGCATCTGGTACGCGTTCATTACCGCATCGACAAAAACAGCTTCCTGCGGCAGTTCTTTGCCAAAGATCGCCTCGATACCCAACAGCGCTTT
This region of Enterobacter cancerogenus genomic DNA includes:
- the dcp gene encoding peptidyl-dipeptidase Dcp — translated: MSVNNPFFDISLLPYQAPRFDLIEDSHYRPAFDEALRQKRADIDAIIAQTSPPDFDNTVLALEKSGAMLSRVSSVFFAMTSAHTNDDLQALDEQFSTELAELANDIWLNDTLFSRVERVWQDRAVLDAESRRLVEEIWQHFVLAGARLNAAEKAELKTLNTESASLTSRFNQRLLAADNAGGLVVDDVQQLDGLSADQIGTAAQAATEKGLRDRWLIPLLNTTQQPALAALRNRQTRERLFKAGWDRTQKGDENDTRELIRRLASLRARQAQLLGFEDYASWSTADQMAKTPAAALAFMRGIVPAARGRAAREQADIQKVIDDEQDGFTVEAWDWAYYAERVRSAKYALDESQIKPYFALNNVLHDGLFWAASELFGIRFVERFDIPVYHPDVRVWEIFDHTGEGMALFYGDFFARDSKSGGAWMGNFVEQSFESSARPVIYNVCNYQKPATGQTALLSWDDVITLFHEFGHTLHGLFASQRYATLSGTNTPRDFVEFPSQINEHWASHPRVFAHYARHYQTQEPMPDALRDKMLNATQFNKGYDMTELLSAALLDMNWHSIRDTVDNVESFEAEALKKEGLDLPAIPPRYRSSYFAHIFGGGYAAGYYAYLWTQMLADDGYQWFVEQGGLTRENGQKFREAILSRGNSTDLAELYRQWRGHDPRIEPMLENRGLSS
- the ydfG gene encoding bifunctional NADP-dependent 3-hydroxy acid dehydrogenase/3-hydroxypropionate dehydrogenase YdfG, coding for MIILVTGATAGFGECITRRFVANGHKVIATGRRQERLQELKDELGDSILTAQLDVRNRAAIEEMIANLPAEWRVIDVLVNNAGLALGMEPAHKASVEDWENMIDTNNKGLVYMTRAVLPGMVERNSGHIINIGSTAGSWPYAGGNVYGATKAFVRQFSLNLRTDLHGTAIRVTDVEPGLVGGTEFSNVRFKGDDAKAGKTYENANALTPEDVTETVWWVATLPKHVNINTVEMMPVSQSFAGLSVHRG
- a CDS encoding MFS transporter, with translation MSAEHFLPVADQKNNIIRLSAAQALAGANSVVFYATGAIVGNSIAPANSLATLPITMFVLGMAACILPLGSLARKNGRKTAFMVGTGAGVITGLTAALAVVIGSFILFCIAAFMGGAYAAVALSFRFAATDGVTPERRARALSLVMGGGVIAGVVGPMLVSGTMHLWPPHTFAVTFLAQALVAVISAFILKGVKTTEPAGAVKTGGRPLREIVRQPGFARTVFSGAVTYMVMNFLMTAAPLSMHMHGISQQASNLGIQWHVIAMYGPGFFTGKLINRFGAMRIAAAGLLITACSVLAGLSGTDIFHYWLSLILLGLGWNFGFTGASAKIIEYHRPEEKTQVQSQNDFVVFGVMIVGSFSSGALLNLYGWNAVLWGSLVPVGLAFLGIINELRTKKQDKLSS
- a CDS encoding universal stress protein; its protein translation is MYKKILMPVDVFEMDLSDKAVRHAANLAKAEGASITLVNILPVSGRSLLRGFNADIKKFEEYMTTESDKKMTALKRLFDIDPDKIECKVRFGSVRDEIIKMSKEGDYDVIVIGSKNPSITTHLLGSNAESILRYASIPVLVVR
- a CDS encoding GntR family transcriptional regulator; translation: MAAESQLNPTQPVNQQIYRILRRDIVHCLIPPGTPLSEKEVSVRFDVSRQPVREAFIKLAENGLIQIRPQRGSYVNKISLSQVRNGCFVRQAIECAVVRRAATLINENQCYLLEQNLHQQRIAIDRKQLNDFFQLDDEFHQKLAQIADCQLAWDTIENIKATIDRVRYMSLDHVSPPEMLLRQHHDIFNALEKRDLDGVENAMTLHLQEISESVQLIRQENSDWFSEE
- the ydfZ gene encoding putative selenium delivery protein YdfZ is translated as MMTYDRNRNAITTGSRVMINGTGRTGIIKAIHSTGLDAAQVRRSKTVEVEGCDGKFEPIELIRLGMH